In a genomic window of Mus pahari chromosome 8, PAHARI_EIJ_v1.1, whole genome shotgun sequence:
- the Lacc1 gene encoding laccase domain-containing protein 1, protein MAEAVLIDLSGLQLNAQKNCHETLLETLDSIHSHHTPKAKFLGIICCSNASKEKDGEYGLCELEAGYGFSCLTGKFEIVSHPSLAASLYTIKQKLDEENLSCIKVLVPEHRRLLIKAYVGQLFTEVYEFEFEDLQVAWRDSLLKPSTGIKVTTTHELKDIQNEIETYLRSLPALKGDLTIVTSPLIPDIFLHGFTTRTGGISSVPTLSSLNLFSSSKRRDPKVVVQENVRRLANAAGFNAEKFYRIKTDHASEVWVMGKKEPESYDGIVTNQRGLTITALGADCIPIVFADPVKKACGVAHSGWKGTLLGVAMATVKAMIAEYGCDVEDIIVVLGPSVGSCCFTLPKESAVSFHSLHPSCVRQFDSPRPYVDIRKATRILLERGGILPQNIQDEKDGLDLCTSCHPEKFFSHVRDGLNFGTQIGFISLRE, encoded by the exons ATGGCAGAAGCCGTCTTGATTGATCTCTCTGGTTTACAATTGAACGCTCAGAAAAACTGCCATGAGACATTACTGGAGACACTGGATAGTATTCACTCCCACCACACTCCCAAGGCCAAGTTCCTTGGCATAATATGTTGCAGTAATGCCAGCAAGGAAAAGGATGGGGAGTATGGCCTCTGTGAATTGGAAGCAGGATATGGCTTTTCATGTCTCACGGGAAAATTCGAGATTGTTAGCCATCCCAGCCTGGCTGCCTCTTTGTATACAATTAAACAAAAACTGGATGAAGAAAATCTGAGCTGCATTAAGGTGCTTGTCCCCGAGCACAGGAGACTGTTAATAAAGGCTTATGTGGGCCAACTCTTCACCGAGGTGTATGAGTTTGAGTTTGAAGATTTACAGGTAGCTTGGAGGGATAGCCTTTTGAAACCGTCCACTGGAATAAAGGTGACCACAACTCATGAACTAAAAGACATCCAGAATGAAATAGAAACGTACTTGAGAAGCCTGCCAGCGCTGAAAGGGGACCTAACTATTGTCACCTCTCCTCTGATCCCAG ACATCTTCCTGCATGGATTTACCACACGGACAGGGGGCATATCTTCCGTACCCACTCTCAGCTCCCTCAATCTTTTCAGTAGTTCCAAACGGAGAGATCCCAAAGTCGTTGTTCAAGAAAATGTTCGTAGGTTGGCAAATGCTGCAGGATTTAATGCAGAGAAATTTTACCGAATAAAG ACTGACCACGCCAGTGAAGTGTGGGTTATGGGGAAGAAGGAGCCTGAATCTTATGATGGGATCGTCACAAATCAGAGAGGACTCACAATCACTGCTCTCGGCGCGGACTGTATACCCATCGTCTTTGCAGATCCTGTGAAAAAGGCGTGTGGGGTTGCTCACTCTG GCTGGAAAGGCACTTTGTTGGGTGTGGCTATGGCCACTGTGAAAGCTATGATAGCAGAGTATGGCTGCGATGTGGAAGACATCATTGTTGTTCTGGGACCTTCAGTGGGGTCTTGCTGCTTCACTCTGCCCAAGGAATCAGCAGTCTCCTTTCACAGTCTTCATCCTTCCTGTGTGAGACAGTTTGACTCACCGAGACCCTACGTTGACATCCGAAAGGCCACCAG GATTCTTCTAGAAAGAGGAGGAATTCTTCCACAGAACATACAAGACGAGAAGGATGGTCTGGACCTCTGCACGTCCTGCCATCCTGAGAAGTTTTTCTCCCATGTCCGCGATGGCCTTAACTTCGGTACACAGATTGGCTTCATATCCCTTAGAGAATGA